A single Flavobacterium sp. 1 DNA region contains:
- a CDS encoding YncE family protein: MKRTILSLFLIFCISNSYCQTYKLAKKINITGNEGWDYLTVDDVNQHLFVSHGNVVNVVDLKSNKTIATIPDTKGVHGIAIANDLSKAFITDGKDNAVTIVNLKTFELIEKVAIEGQKPDAVLYDQFSQKVFTYNANTNDATVMDAITNKVVKTIPLGGKPEFSVTNTKGLIYVNIEDKNEIKTIDAAKLEVIATWSIAPGDEPSGLAIDLESNRLFSVCGNKLMIVVDASSGKVIKTLPIGDGCDGVAFDAKKKLVFSSNGEGTITVVKEQNANKFSVLETVKTQKGARTIAVNKTSGDLYLTTADFGEKPKPTTENPNPRASIVPDSSVVLVVASNSKK; encoded by the coding sequence ATGAAGAGAACTATCCTATCGCTTTTTCTTATTTTTTGTATTTCAAATAGTTATTGTCAAACTTATAAATTAGCAAAGAAAATAAATATTACCGGTAACGAAGGCTGGGATTATCTTACTGTTGATGATGTTAATCAACATTTATTCGTTTCTCACGGGAACGTTGTAAATGTTGTCGATTTAAAATCCAATAAAACCATAGCTACAATTCCTGATACCAAAGGAGTTCACGGCATTGCGATTGCTAACGATTTAAGCAAAGCATTTATAACTGACGGCAAAGACAATGCGGTTACTATTGTTAATTTAAAAACATTTGAATTAATTGAAAAAGTTGCCATAGAAGGTCAAAAGCCAGATGCCGTTTTATATGATCAATTTTCTCAAAAAGTATTTACGTATAATGCCAATACAAATGATGCAACCGTTATGGATGCAATTACGAATAAAGTTGTAAAAACGATTCCATTAGGCGGTAAACCTGAATTTTCGGTTACCAATACTAAAGGTTTGATTTATGTTAATATTGAAGATAAAAACGAAATCAAAACGATTGACGCAGCTAAATTAGAAGTAATTGCAACTTGGAGTATTGCGCCTGGCGATGAACCTTCTGGTTTGGCCATTGATTTAGAATCCAATAGATTATTTTCGGTTTGTGGCAATAAATTGATGATTGTTGTTGATGCTTCAAGCGGAAAAGTCATCAAAACACTGCCTATTGGTGATGGTTGTGATGGCGTTGCTTTTGATGCCAAAAAGAAACTTGTTTTTAGTTCTAATGGTGAAGGAACAATCACGGTTGTAAAAGAACAAAATGCAAATAAATTTTCGGTTCTTGAAACGGTAAAAACTCAAAAAGGAGCAAGAACTATTGCCGTAAACAAAACTAGTGGCGATTTATATTTGACCACAGCTGATTTTGGTGAAAAACCAAAGCCTACTACCGAAAATCCTAATCCAAGAGCTTCTATTGTTCCCGATTCTTCAGTGGTTTTGGTTGTAGCGAGTAATAGTAAAAAATAA
- a CDS encoding TolC family protein: MRIIFFYILSLICLESFSQEKDLRFYMEKAQNNSPLLKDLSNQIQSNTIDSLLNRATYKAQITGNLNANYAPVINGVGYDAAITNGQSVSGLVGINQKIIGKNIANSQAESFKILKESLVLNKKIALKDLNKVIIDQYITAFGSAEQIVYNQKMIALLNNGANTLKKLTQNSIYKQTDYLIFLSSVKQQELQVLQLKQQYQNDLGMLNYLSGETDTTFVSLTRPDIGLKTISSPEKTIFFKQFEVDSLKIVNQSKLIDNAYKPTLALLGDAGYLSSFEYQPYKNFGFSVGLGMSIPIYDGNQRSLQHQKNEQAVATNLAYKKHFNKQYQQQLLMLNQKLKQAVETGNQLQSQLQITDALIEVDKKLLLSGDAQITDFVIAIGNVIALNNSISQNKINKLLLINEINYWISND, translated from the coding sequence ATGAGAATCATCTTTTTTTACATTCTTAGCTTAATTTGTCTAGAGTCTTTTTCGCAAGAAAAAGACTTGCGGTTTTATATGGAAAAGGCACAAAATAATTCGCCTCTGTTAAAAGATTTATCCAATCAAATTCAATCCAATACTATAGATAGTTTGCTTAATAGAGCAACTTATAAAGCACAGATTACAGGAAATCTGAATGCAAATTATGCTCCAGTTATCAATGGAGTTGGTTATGATGCCGCTATAACTAATGGACAATCCGTTTCGGGTTTGGTTGGTATTAATCAAAAAATAATTGGCAAGAATATTGCAAATTCACAAGCAGAAAGTTTCAAAATTCTAAAAGAGAGTTTGGTTTTAAATAAAAAAATCGCTCTCAAAGATTTGAATAAAGTAATTATTGACCAATATATCACAGCTTTTGGAAGTGCTGAGCAAATAGTGTATAATCAAAAAATGATAGCATTATTGAATAACGGCGCCAATACGCTGAAAAAGTTAACCCAAAATTCCATTTATAAACAAACCGATTATTTAATTTTTCTTTCATCGGTAAAGCAACAAGAATTACAGGTTTTACAACTGAAGCAACAATATCAAAACGATTTGGGAATGCTGAATTATTTATCAGGCGAAACTGATACTACTTTTGTTAGTTTGACAAGACCAGATATTGGCTTAAAAACCATTTCAAGTCCCGAAAAAACTATTTTCTTTAAGCAATTTGAAGTTGATAGTTTGAAAATAGTCAATCAGAGTAAACTAATTGACAATGCTTATAAACCAACATTGGCCTTGCTTGGTGATGCGGGTTATTTGTCCAGTTTTGAGTATCAACCGTATAAAAATTTCGGATTTAGTGTTGGACTAGGAATGTCAATTCCTATTTATGACGGAAACCAAAGATCATTGCAACATCAAAAAAATGAGCAAGCCGTAGCTACTAATTTGGCTTATAAAAAACATTTCAATAAGCAATACCAACAGCAATTACTGATGCTTAATCAGAAATTGAAGCAAGCAGTTGAAACTGGAAATCAATTGCAATCTCAGCTTCAGATAACCGATGCGCTTATTGAAGTGGATAAAAAATTATTGCTGTCCGGTGATGCACAGATCACAGATTTTGTAATTGCGATTGGCAATGTTATCGCGCTAAATAATTCAATTTCTCAGAATAAAATCAACAAATTGCTACTTATCAACGAAATCAATTATTGGATTTCTAATGACTAA
- a CDS encoding HlyD family efflux transporter periplasmic adaptor subunit translates to MMKKSFTIYILISVFIISCKETPTAEEPTDVRVPVTLTSIDTTGLQSYIDLNATASYLVKNVIKANATGYLNSVNVATNDFVSNGQELFSIKTREAKVLGNSVNKIDPTLSFGGAIKVLSNTNGTVTMVNVQQGDYVQDGDALVTINDAKSFAIVLSLPYELKKYIYVGQQLSVVLPDNSTRIATVQKFSPTVDASSQTQNIVLKINGKQDIPENLIVKVRITKTSSNKSISLPKLAVLSDETETNFWIMKMINFDTAIKVPIRKGIQTEDQVEILSPVLKPMDKILLTGNYGVGDTIKVKVIKN, encoded by the coding sequence ATGATGAAGAAATCATTTACTATTTATATACTAATTTCAGTTTTTATTATCTCCTGCAAAGAGACTCCCACAGCCGAAGAGCCAACAGATGTTCGCGTTCCAGTTACTTTAACTTCAATTGATACCACAGGTCTGCAAAGTTATATTGACTTAAATGCAACGGCTTCTTATTTGGTAAAAAACGTCATTAAAGCCAACGCAACGGGTTATTTGAATTCTGTAAATGTGGCAACAAACGATTTTGTTAGCAATGGACAGGAATTGTTTTCGATCAAAACACGTGAGGCAAAAGTGTTAGGGAATTCCGTTAATAAAATAGATCCGACTTTGAGTTTTGGCGGAGCAATTAAGGTACTTTCTAATACCAATGGAACAGTAACTATGGTCAATGTGCAACAAGGCGATTATGTGCAGGACGGAGATGCTTTGGTTACTATCAATGATGCCAAGAGTTTTGCAATTGTTTTGAGTTTACCCTATGAATTGAAAAAATATATTTATGTTGGTCAGCAGCTAAGCGTTGTCTTACCTGATAATTCTACGAGAATAGCGACAGTTCAAAAATTTTCGCCAACGGTTGATGCCAGTTCACAAACGCAAAATATAGTTTTGAAAATAAACGGCAAACAAGATATTCCAGAGAATTTAATCGTGAAAGTGAGAATAACCAAGACATCAAGCAACAAATCTATTTCATTGCCCAAATTGGCTGTTTTAAGCGATGAAACCGAAACCAATTTTTGGATAATGAAAATGATAAACTTCGATACAGCAATAAAAGTTCCGATACGAAAAGGAATTCAAACGGAAGATCAAGTTGAAATTCTTTCGCCTGTTTTAAAACCAATGGATAAAATTTTGCTTACCGGAAATTACGGAGTGGGTGATACGATTAAGGTTAAAGTGATTAAAAATTAA
- a CDS encoding efflux RND transporter permease subunit, whose translation MNNFFVKHRNGLSTIIFLIILGGFFAYSKMQTSLFPEITFPKIKIIADAGQQPIDKMMITVTKPLENAIKKVQDLKSVRTTTSRGSCEISAFMDWNADIDLSKTRIEEQISQIQNNLPPDTQITVEKMNPSILPVIGYAIEGKGMSPIELKKIANFTIKPFLSQIDGVSEIRIIGGKEKEYWLSLDFEKMTSLGISPNTISQVLSQTNFIKSNGYLSDYRYLYLTITDAQVDKKEELENLVIVNNGKGIITLKDIATVEIKEAKEYIKVNANGKESILVAVIKQPNANLITLTTDMNAKLESLKKILPNGITIKPFYEQATFVNDAVKSVTDSLLLGLLLAIIVAVLFLKSAKASATILIIIPVTLGLTLIVLYLTGNSFNIMTLGAIAAALGLIIDDAIVVVEQIHRTHEEHPEEPTVTLLQKAIHYLFPAMVGSSISTIVIFIPFVLMSGVAGSYFKVLTDTMIITLICSFFVTWLLLPVVYLLLTKNESTANGTQKGIQTHEVKTQKWVAYFISKPIISIVFCIVLVLSIFIILPNLETGFLPEMDEGSIILDYESPPGTSLEETDRMLNEVEKIIIKVPEVEAYSRRTGTQMGFFITEPNRGDYLIQLKKERSKTSNDVIDEIRAKVEETQPALRIDFGQVIGDMLGDLMSSVSPIEVKIYGRNQTELQRITKEIAGIVEKVKGTADVFDGIVLAGPEITIQPNYAQLAQYGITPTDLQFQMQTALEGNVVGSLLENEKQTPIRMIYANGQKRSLEDIKQLKIFLPNGQSIPITSLVTISVQKGVAEIERENLQMMSVVTGRLDNRDLGSVMQEIQAKVTSTIHLPNGYYIEYGGAYKDQRQSFKELLMILITSSLLVFGVILFLFRDFRIALVILLISVLGIAGSYILLFITATPLNVGSYTGIIMIVGIIAENAIFTFLQFRETFKLTQNVNGSIIYSISTRLRPKLMTALGAIIALLPLAIGIGTGSELHQPLAIAVIGGFIIAMPLLLVVLPSLLCFVFKNERRPKMFDMV comes from the coding sequence ATGAATAATTTTTTTGTAAAGCATAGAAACGGATTAAGCACAATTATTTTCCTGATTATTTTGGGTGGCTTTTTCGCGTATTCCAAAATGCAAACCAGTTTGTTTCCTGAGATTACTTTTCCGAAAATAAAAATCATTGCCGATGCGGGACAGCAACCCATTGATAAAATGATGATAACGGTTACCAAACCACTTGAAAACGCCATTAAGAAAGTTCAAGATTTGAAATCGGTTCGCACTACCACCAGTCGTGGGAGTTGTGAAATTTCGGCTTTTATGGATTGGAATGCCGATATAGATTTGAGCAAAACCCGCATTGAAGAGCAGATTAGCCAAATCCAAAATAATCTACCGCCAGATACTCAAATTACGGTTGAAAAAATGAATCCTTCAATTCTTCCCGTAATTGGTTACGCCATTGAAGGCAAAGGAATGTCTCCCATTGAGTTAAAAAAGATTGCAAATTTTACTATCAAACCCTTTCTATCGCAAATAGATGGTGTTTCTGAAATTAGAATCATTGGAGGAAAAGAAAAAGAGTATTGGTTGTCATTGGATTTTGAAAAAATGACTTCTCTTGGCATTTCGCCAAATACGATTTCACAAGTTTTAAGCCAAACCAATTTTATAAAATCGAATGGCTATTTATCGGATTATCGTTATTTGTATTTAACCATTACCGATGCGCAAGTCGATAAAAAAGAGGAGCTGGAAAACCTTGTAATTGTCAATAACGGCAAAGGAATTATTACATTAAAAGATATAGCTACTGTTGAAATTAAAGAGGCCAAAGAATACATTAAAGTCAATGCCAATGGTAAAGAAAGCATTTTGGTTGCCGTAATCAAACAACCCAATGCCAATTTGATTACGCTTACTACTGATATGAATGCAAAGCTAGAATCTTTAAAAAAGATACTGCCTAACGGAATTACAATAAAACCCTTTTATGAACAGGCAACTTTTGTAAACGATGCTGTAAAAAGTGTTACCGATAGTTTGTTATTAGGGTTGTTGTTGGCTATAATTGTAGCCGTTTTATTTCTGAAATCGGCTAAAGCCAGTGCCACTATTTTAATCATTATTCCGGTTACTTTAGGCTTAACCCTAATTGTTTTGTATCTCACGGGAAATAGCTTCAATATTATGACTTTGGGAGCTATTGCCGCAGCTTTGGGATTGATAATTGACGATGCAATTGTTGTTGTTGAACAAATTCACAGAACACACGAAGAACATCCCGAAGAACCCACGGTGACTCTTTTACAAAAAGCAATTCATTATTTATTTCCTGCAATGGTGGGTTCATCGATTAGTACTATTGTGATTTTTATCCCTTTTGTATTAATGAGTGGAGTTGCCGGTTCTTATTTTAAAGTACTGACAGATACCATGATTATTACTTTGATTTGCTCTTTTTTTGTTACTTGGCTATTGCTTCCAGTGGTTTATTTGTTGCTTACCAAAAATGAAAGCACAGCAAATGGAACTCAAAAAGGAATCCAGACTCACGAGGTAAAAACACAAAAGTGGGTTGCTTATTTTATTTCAAAACCTATTATCAGTATTGTATTTTGTATTGTTTTGGTGCTTTCTATTTTTATTATTTTGCCCAATTTAGAGACTGGTTTTTTACCCGAAATGGATGAAGGAAGTATCATTTTGGATTATGAAAGTCCTCCAGGAACTTCACTTGAAGAAACGGATAGAATGCTTAATGAAGTGGAGAAAATCATCATAAAAGTTCCGGAAGTGGAAGCCTATAGTCGCAGAACCGGAACACAGATGGGTTTTTTTATCACAGAACCCAATCGAGGGGATTATTTAATTCAATTAAAGAAAGAAAGAAGTAAAACCAGTAATGATGTTATTGATGAAATTCGAGCCAAAGTAGAAGAGACACAGCCTGCATTGCGTATTGATTTTGGCCAGGTTATTGGTGATATGTTGGGTGATTTGATGAGTTCGGTTTCTCCAATTGAAGTAAAAATATATGGAAGAAACCAAACTGAATTGCAAAGAATTACTAAAGAAATAGCTGGAATTGTCGAAAAAGTAAAAGGAACCGCAGATGTTTTTGATGGAATTGTTTTAGCAGGACCTGAAATTACGATTCAGCCCAACTACGCACAATTGGCTCAATATGGAATTACACCTACTGATTTGCAATTTCAAATGCAAACCGCTTTGGAGGGTAATGTAGTGGGCAGTTTATTAGAAAATGAAAAGCAAACCCCAATCCGAATGATTTATGCCAATGGACAAAAACGAAGTTTGGAAGATATCAAACAACTTAAAATATTTTTGCCCAATGGACAATCTATTCCAATTACAAGTTTGGTTACTATTTCTGTTCAAAAAGGAGTAGCCGAAATTGAACGCGAAAATCTACAAATGATGAGTGTGGTTACAGGACGATTGGACAACAGAGATTTAGGAAGTGTGATGCAAGAAATTCAAGCTAAAGTTACTTCTACTATTCATTTGCCAAATGGCTATTATATCGAATATGGTGGAGCTTATAAAGATCAGCGGCAGTCATTCAAGGAATTATTGATGATTTTAATTACCTCTTCATTATTGGTTTTTGGTGTTATTTTATTTCTCTTTAGAGATTTTAGAATTGCATTAGTTATTCTTTTGATTTCTGTTTTGGGAATTGCAGGAAGTTATATTTTACTTTTTATAACCGCTACACCTTTGAATGTTGGAAGTTACACAGGAATCATTATGATAGTGGGTATTATCGCCGAAAATGCGATTTTCACCTTTCTTCAATTTCGAGAAACTTTCAAATTAACTCAAAATGTAAACGGATCAATAATTTATTCAATTTCAACTCGATTGCGTCCCAAATTAATGACCGCTTTAGGAGCCATAATTGCACTTTTGCCTTTGGCAATTGGTATTGGAACTGGTTCAGAATTGCATCAACCCTTGGCGATAGCGGTAATTGGAGGATTTATTATTGCAATGCCTTTGCTGCTGGTGGTACTACCGAGTTTATTGTGTTTTGTTTTTAAAAATGAAAGAAGACCTAAGATGTTTGACATGGTTTAA
- a CDS encoding PAP2 family protein, which translates to MLKIILFSLFSIATINAQEVKTDIVSKTDTPGNLKFNYKQLIIPTVLIGYGFIGLASDQIKNFNSEIKEEVNEHIDETIIIDDFSQYAPAVSVYALNAAGIKGKNNLKDRSIILATSYIIMSTVVLGLKSITKVPRPDGYGNNSFPSGHTATAFAGAEFLWQEYKDKSIWNGISGYVVATEQGFSEYRMTGIG; encoded by the coding sequence ATGTTAAAAATAATTCTATTCTCATTGTTTAGTATTGCAACTATAAATGCACAAGAAGTAAAAACAGATATAGTCTCGAAAACAGATACTCCTGGAAACTTAAAATTTAATTACAAACAGCTTATTATTCCAACTGTATTAATTGGATATGGTTTTATAGGTCTTGCAAGTGATCAGATAAAAAATTTTAATTCTGAAATTAAAGAAGAAGTAAATGAACATATTGATGAGACAATTATTATTGATGATTTCTCACAATATGCGCCTGCGGTTTCGGTTTATGCACTGAATGCAGCTGGGATAAAAGGAAAAAATAATCTGAAGGATCGCTCAATAATATTGGCTACTTCCTATATTATTATGTCAACCGTCGTTTTAGGCCTTAAATCAATTACGAAAGTTCCAAGACCAGACGGTTATGGAAATAATTCTTTTCCGTCAGGACATACAGCAACCGCTTTTGCCGGAGCTGAATTTTTATGGCAGGAATACAAAGACAAATCTATTTGGAACGGGATTTCAGGTTATGTTGTTGCCACGGAACAGGGCTTTTCAGAATATAGAATGACAGGCATTGGTTAA